One genomic window of Streptococcus mitis includes the following:
- a CDS encoding competence protein CoiA, producing the protein MFVARDARGELVNVLEDKLEKEEYTCPACGGQLRLRQGPSVRTHFAHKSLKDCDYSSENESQEHLENKEVLYHWLKRDSEVQLEYPLPELKQIADVFVNGNLALEVQCSPLPQKVLKERSEGYRSQGYQVLWLLGEKLWLKERLTRLQEGFLYFSHNMGFYVWEVDKEKQVLRLKYLIHQDLRGKLHYQIKEFLYGQASLLEILRFPYKKQKISHFTVSEDKDICRYIQQQLYYQNPFWMKEQAEAYQKGENLLTYGLKEWYPQIRPLVGNFCQIEKDLTRYYQYFQIYYQENPQNDWQKLYPPAFYQQYFLKNMVE; encoded by the coding sequence ATGTTTGTTGCGAGAGATGCTAGGGGAGAATTGGTAAATGTGTTAGAGGATAAGCTTGAGAAGGAAGAATACACCTGCCCAGCTTGTGGAGGTCAGCTCCGTTTGCGTCAAGGACCAAGTGTCCGGACCCATTTTGCCCACAAATCCCTAAAAGACTGTGATTATTCCTCTGAAAATGAAAGTCAAGAACACTTGGAAAATAAGGAAGTCCTTTATCACTGGTTGAAAAGAGATTCAGAGGTGCAATTAGAATACCCTCTTCCAGAGCTTAAACAGATTGCGGATGTGTTTGTAAATGGCAATCTAGCTTTAGAGGTTCAATGTAGTCCCTTGCCTCAAAAGGTTCTTAAAGAGCGTAGCGAGGGCTATCGTAGTCAGGGTTACCAAGTACTGTGGTTGCTGGGAGAAAAACTTTGGCTCAAGGAGCGGTTGACTCGTCTACAAGAAGGTTTTCTCTATTTCAGTCACAACATGGGCTTTTATGTTTGGGAAGTAGACAAGGAAAAACAAGTTTTAAGACTCAAATACCTGATTCACCAAGATCTCCGCGGTAAACTCCATTATCAAATCAAGGAATTTCTCTATGGTCAAGCTAGTTTATTGGAAATATTGCGTTTCCCTTATAAGAAACAAAAAATATCTCATTTTACAGTTTCTGAGGATAAGGACATCTGTCGCTATATTCAGCAACAACTGTACTATCAAAATCCCTTTTGGATGAAAGAACAAGCAGAAGCATATCAAAAGGGAGAAAATCTCCTGACTTATGGGCTAAAAGAATGGTATCCACAAATAAGACCACTAGTAGGTAATTTTTGCCAAATTGAGAAAGATTTGACTCGCTATTATCAGTATTTTCAAATCTATTACCAAGAAAATCCTCAAAATGATTGGCAAAAGCTTTATCCACCAGCCTTTTATCAGCAATATTTCTTGAAAAATATGGTAGAATAG
- the tehB gene encoding SAM-dependent methyltransferase TehB — MEKLVAYKRMPLWNKETMPEAVQKKHNTKVGTWGKITVLKGTLKFIELTEDGEVLAEHLFEAGADNPMAQPQAWHRVEAVTDDVEWYLEFYCKPEDYFPKKYNTNPVHSEILEAMQTVKPGKALDLGCGQGRNALFLAQQGFDVTAVDQNELALEILQSIVEQEDLDMPVGLYDINSASIGQAYDFIVSTVVLMFLQADRIPAIIKNMQEHTTVGGYNLIVCAMDTEDYPCSVNFPFTFKEGELADYYKDWELVKYNENPGHLHRRDENGNRIQLRFATMLAKKIK, encoded by the coding sequence ATGGAAAAATTAGTTGCCTATAAACGTATGCCCTTATGGAATAAAGAAACCATGCCAGAGGCTGTTCAGAAGAAACACAATACCAAGGTTGGGACTTGGGGCAAGATTACTGTTTTAAAAGGAACTCTCAAGTTTATTGAATTAACAGAGGATGGAGAGGTTCTAGCTGAGCATCTCTTTGAAGCAGGAGCTGACAATCCCATGGCGCAACCTCAAGCCTGGCACCGAGTGGAGGCTGTAACAGACGATGTAGAATGGTATTTGGAATTTTATTGTAAACCTGAGGATTATTTCCCTAAAAAATACAATACCAATCCTGTTCATTCAGAGATCCTAGAGGCAATGCAGACAGTAAAACCAGGGAAAGCTTTGGATTTGGGCTGTGGTCAGGGGCGTAATGCACTCTTTCTAGCCCAGCAAGGTTTTGATGTGACAGCTGTAGATCAAAATGAACTAGCCCTTGAAATCTTGCAAAGCATTGTCGAGCAGGAAGATTTGGACATGCCTGTTGGTCTTTACGATATCAATTCAGCCAGTATTGGGCAAGCGTATGATTTCATCGTATCGACAGTTGTTTTGATGTTTTTGCAAGCAGATCGCATTCCTGCAATTATCAAAAATATGCAGGAGCATACCACGGTCGGTGGTTATAATCTTATCGTTTGTGCTATGGACACGGAGGATTATCCTTGCTCAGTGAACTTCCCATTTACCTTTAAAGAAGGGGAATTGGCAGACTATTACAAGGACTGGGAATTGGTTAAGTATAATGAAAATCCTGGCCATCTTCACCGTCGCGATGAGAATGGCAATCGTATTCAACTACGCTTTGCGACCATGCTAGCTAAGAAAATCAAATAA
- the smpB gene encoding SsrA-binding protein SmpB has product MAKGEGKVVAQNKKARHDYTIVDTLEAGMVLTGTEIKSVRAARINLKDGFAQVKNGEVWLSNVHIAPYEEGNIWNQEPERRRKLLLHKKQIQKLEQETKGTGMTLVPLKVYIKDGYAKLLLGLAKGKHDYDKRESIKRREQNRDIARVMKAVNQR; this is encoded by the coding sequence ATGGCAAAGGGCGAGGGAAAGGTCGTCGCACAAAATAAAAAGGCGCGCCACGACTATACTATCGTAGATACGTTAGAGGCAGGAATGGTCCTGACTGGAACTGAAATCAAGAGTGTGAGAGCTGCTCGAATCAATCTCAAGGATGGCTTTGCCCAAGTAAAAAATGGGGAGGTTTGGTTGAGCAATGTTCATATTGCTCCTTACGAAGAGGGCAATATCTGGAATCAGGAACCAGAACGTCGTCGTAAACTCCTGCTCCATAAAAAGCAAATCCAAAAGTTGGAGCAAGAGACTAAAGGTACAGGAATGACCCTGGTTCCCCTTAAAGTCTATATCAAAGATGGTTACGCTAAACTCCTTTTAGGTTTAGCTAAAGGGAAGCATGACTACGACAAACGGGAGTCTATCAAACGTCGTGAGCAAAACCGCGATATTGCGCGTGTGATGAAAGCTGTTAATCAGCGATAA
- the rnr gene encoding ribonuclease R, protein MKDRIKEYLQDKGRVTVNDLAQALGKDGSKDFRELIKTLSLMERKYQIRFEEDGSLTLEVKKKHEITLKGIFHAHKNGFGFVSLEGEEDDLFVGKNDVNYAIDGDTVEVVIKKVADRNKGTAAEAKIIDILEHSLTTVVGQIVLDQEKPKYAGYIRSKNQKISQPIYVKKPALKLEGTEVLKVFIDKYPSKKHDFFVASVLDVVGHSTDVGIDVLEVLESMDIVSEFPEAVVKEAESVPDAPSQKDMEGRLDLRDEITFTIDGADAKDLDDAVHIKALKNGNLELGVHIADVSYYVTEGSALDKEALNRATSVYVTDRVVPMLPERLSNGICSLNPQVDRLTQSAIMEIDKHGRVVNYTITQTVIKTSFRMTYSDVNDILAGDEEKRQEYQKIVPSIELMAKLHETLENMRVKRGALNFDTNEAKILVDKQGKPVDIVLRQRGVAERMIESFMLMANETVAEHFSKLDLPFIYRIHEEPKAEKVQKFIDYASSFGLRIYGTASEISQEALQDIMRAVEGEPYADVLSMMLLRSMQQARYSEHNHGHYGLAADYYTHFTSPIRRYPDLLVHRMIRDYGRSKEIAEHFEQVIPEIATQSSNRERRAIEAEREVEAMKKAEFMEEYVGEEYDAVVSSIVKFGLFVELPNTVEGLIHITNLPEFYHFNERDLTLRGEKSGITFRVGQQIRIRVERADKMTGEIDFSYIPSEFDVIEKGLKQSNRNDRGRGSSRRSDKKEDKRKSGRSNDKRKHSQKDKKKKGKKPFYKEVAKKGAKHGKGRGKGRRTK, encoded by the coding sequence ATGAAAGATAGAATAAAAGAATATTTACAAGATAAGGGAAGGGTGACTGTCAATGACTTGGCTCAGGCTTTGGGAAAAGACGGCTCCAAGGATTTTCGTGAGTTGATTAAAACCTTGTCCTTAATGGAAAGAAAGTATCAGATACGCTTTGAGGAAGATGGCAGTCTGACCTTGGAAGTCAAGAAAAAACACGAGATTACTCTCAAGGGGATTTTTCATGCCCATAAAAATGGCTTTGGCTTTGTTAGTCTGGAAGGCGAGGAGGACGACCTTTTTGTAGGGAAAAACGATGTCAACTATGCTATTGATGGCGATACCGTTGAGGTAGTGATTAAGAAAGTCGCTGACCGCAATAAGGGAACAGCAGCAGAAGCCAAAATTATCGATATCCTAGAACACAGCCTGACAACAGTTGTCGGCCAAATCGTTCTAGATCAGGAAAAACCTAAGTATGCTGGCTACATCCGTTCGAAAAATCAGAAAATCAGTCAACCCATCTATGTTAAGAAACCAGCCCTTAAACTCGAGGGAACAGAAGTTCTCAAGGTTTTTATCGATAAATACCCAAGCAAGAAACATGATTTCTTTGTTGCGAGTGTACTAGATGTGGTTGGGCATTCAACGGATGTCGGTATTGATGTTCTTGAGGTCTTGGAATCTATGGACATTGTCTCAGAGTTTCCAGAGGCTGTTGTTAAGGAAGCAGAAAGTGTGCCTGATGCTCCGTCTCAAAAGGATATGGAAGGTCGTCTGGATTTGAGAGATGAGATTACCTTTACCATTGACGGCGCTGACGCCAAGGACTTGGACGATGCGGTGCATATCAAGGCCTTGAAAAATGGCAATCTGGAGCTTGGAGTTCACATAGCAGACGTTTCCTACTATGTGACCGAGGGTTCTGCCCTTGACAAGGAAGCCCTTAACCGTGCGACTTCTGTCTATGTGACAGACCGTGTGGTTCCAATGCTTCCAGAACGACTGTCTAATGGAATTTGCTCCCTCAATCCTCAAGTTGACCGCCTGACCCAGTCTGCCATTATGGAGATTGATAAACATGGTCGTGTGGTCAATTACACCATTACACAAACAGTTATCAAGACAAGCTTCCGTATGACCTATAGTGATGTCAATGATATCCTAGCTGGCGACGAGGAAAAGCGACAAGAATATCAGAAAATTGTTCCTAGTATCGAACTTATGGCCAAGCTTCATGAAACTCTAGAAAACATGCGTGTGAAACGTGGAGCCCTCAATTTCGATACCAATGAAGCCAAGATTTTAGTGGATAAACAAGGTAAGCCTGTTGATATCGTTCTTCGTCAGCGTGGTGTTGCCGAGCGCATGATCGAGTCCTTTATGCTGATGGCCAATGAAACAGTTGCTGAGCATTTTAGTAAGCTGGATCTACCTTTCATTTATCGTATCCATGAGGAGCCTAAGGCTGAAAAAGTTCAGAAGTTTATTGATTATGCTTCGAGTTTTGGCTTGCGCATTTATGGTACTGCCAGTGAGATTAGCCAGGAGGCACTTCAAGACATCATGCGTGCTGTTGAGGGAGAACCTTATGCAGATGTATTGTCCATGATGCTTCTTCGCTCTATGCAGCAGGCTCGCTATTCAGAGCACAATCACGGCCACTATGGCCTTGCTGCTGACTATTATACTCACTTTACCAGCCCGATTCGTCGTTATCCAGACCTTCTTGTTCACCGTATGATTCGTGATTACGGCCGTTCTAAGGAAATAGCAGAGCATTTTGAGCAAGTGATTCCAGAGATTGCGACCCAGTCTTCCAACCGTGAACGTCGTGCCATTGAGGCTGAGCGTGAAGTCGAAGCCATGAAAAAGGCTGAGTTCATGGAAGAATACGTGGGTGAAGAGTACGATGCGGTTGTGTCTAGCATTGTTAAATTCGGTCTCTTTGTCGAATTGCCAAACACAGTTGAAGGCTTGATTCACATCACTAATCTACCTGAATTTTATCATTTCAATGAGCGTGATTTGACTCTTCGTGGAGAGAAATCAGGTATTACCTTCCGTGTAGGACAACAGATTCGTATTCGAGTTGAAAGAGCGGATAAGATGACTGGTGAAATTGACTTCTCTTATATTCCAAGTGAGTTTGATGTGATTGAAAAAGGCTTGAAACAGTCTAATCGTAATGATAGAGGGCGTGGTTCAAGTCGTCGTTCAGATAAGAAGGAAGATAAGAGAAAATCAGGACGCTCAAATGATAAGCGCAAGCATTCACAAAAAGACAAGAAGAAAAAAGGAAAGAAACCCTTTTACAAGGAAGTAGCTAAGAAAGGAGCCAAGCATGGCAAAGGGCGAGGGAAAGGTCGTCGCACAAAATAA
- the secG gene encoding preprotein translocase subunit SecG: MYNLLLTILLVLSVVIVIAIFMQPTKNQSSNVFDASSGDLFERSKARGFEAVMQRLTGILVFFWLAIALALTVLSSR; the protein is encoded by the coding sequence ATGTATAACCTATTATTAACCATTTTATTAGTATTATCTGTTGTGATTGTGATTGCGATTTTCATGCAACCAACTAAAAACCAATCCAGCAATGTATTTGATGCCAGCTCAGGTGATTTGTTTGAACGCAGTAAAGCACGCGGTTTTGAAGCTGTAATGCAGCGTTTGACAGGGATTTTAGTCTTTTTCTGGCTAGCCATTGCCTTAGCATTGACGGTATTATCAAGTAGATAA
- the rpmG gene encoding 50S ribosomal protein L33, with translation MRVKINLKCSSCGSINYLTSKNSKTHPDKIEVLKYCPKERKVTLHLESK, from the coding sequence GTGCGAGTAAAAATTAATCTCAAATGCTCCTCTTGTGGCAGTATCAATTACCTAACCAGTAAAAATTCTAAAACCCATCCAGACAAGATTGAGGTTTTAAAGTATTGTCCCAAGGAAAGAAAAGTAACCCTACATCTTGAATCTAAGTAG
- a CDS encoding multidrug efflux MFS transporter yields the protein MTEINWKDNLRIAWFGNFLTGASISLVVPFMPIFVENLGVGSDQVAFYAGLAISVSAISAALFSPIWGILADKYGRKLMMIRAGLAMTITMGGLAFVPNIYWLIFLRLLNGVFAGFVPNATALIASQVPKEKSGSALGTLSTGVVAGTLTGPFIGGFIAELFGIRTVFLMVGSFLFLAAILTICFIKEDFQPVAKEKAIPTKELFTSVKYPYLLVNLFLTSFVIQFSAQSIGPILALYVRDLGQTENLLFVSGLIVSSMGFSSMMSAGVMGKLGDKVGNHRLLVVAQLYSVIIYLLCANASSPLQLGLYRFLFGLGTGALIPGVNALLSKMTPKSGISRIFAFNQVFFYLGGVIGPMAGSAVAGYLGYHAVFYATSLCVAFSCLFNLLQFRTLLKVKEI from the coding sequence ATGACAGAGATTAACTGGAAGGATAATTTGCGCATTGCCTGGTTTGGTAATTTTCTGACAGGAGCCAGTATTTCTTTGGTTGTGCCCTTTATGCCCATTTTTGTGGAAAATCTGGGTGTAGGGAGCGATCAAGTCGCTTTTTATGCAGGCTTAGCAATTTCTGTCTCTGCTATTTCCGCGGCGCTCTTTTCTCCTATCTGGGGAATCCTTGCTGACAAATACGGTCGAAAACTCATGATGATTCGGGCTGGCCTGGCCATGACCATTACTATGGGAGGCTTAGCCTTTGTCCCAAATATTTATTGGTTAATCTTTCTCCGTTTACTGAATGGTGTATTTGCGGGTTTTGTTCCCAATGCAACGGCCTTGATAGCCAGTCAGGTTCCCAAGGAGAAATCAGGCTCTGCCTTAGGTACTTTATCTACAGGCGTAGTTGCAGGTACTCTAACTGGTCCCTTTATTGGTGGCTTTATCGCAGAATTATTTGGTATTCGTACAGTTTTTTTAATGGTTGGTAGTTTTCTGTTTTTAGCTGCTATTTTGACTATTTGCTTTATCAAGGAAGATTTTCAACCAGTAGCCAAGGAAAAGGCCATCCCAACAAAGGAATTATTTACATCAGTTAAATATCCCTATCTTTTGGTCAACCTCTTTCTGACCAGTTTTGTCATCCAATTTTCAGCCCAATCAATCGGCCCTATCTTAGCTCTGTATGTACGCGACTTAGGCCAGACAGAGAATCTTCTTTTTGTATCTGGTTTGATTGTATCCAGTATGGGCTTTTCCAGTATGATGAGTGCAGGAGTCATGGGCAAGCTAGGTGACAAGGTAGGCAATCATCGCCTCTTGGTTGTAGCCCAGCTTTATTCAGTCATCATCTATCTCCTCTGTGCCAATGCCTCTAGTCCCCTTCAACTAGGACTCTATCGATTCCTCTTTGGCTTGGGAACCGGTGCCTTGATACCAGGGGTTAATGCCCTTCTTAGCAAAATGACTCCAAAATCCGGAATTTCAAGGATTTTCGCCTTCAACCAAGTCTTTTTTTACCTCGGTGGAGTGATTGGCCCCATGGCGGGATCCGCAGTTGCAGGATATTTGGGCTACCATGCAGTCTTCTATGCGACAAGTCTTTGTGTTGCCTTTAGTTGTCTCTTTAACCTGCTTCAATTTCGAACATTATTAAAAGTAAAGGAAATCTAG
- the coaE gene encoding dephospho-CoA kinase (Dephospho-CoA kinase (CoaE) performs the final step in coenzyme A biosynthesis.) — protein sequence MGKIIGITGGIASGKSTVTNFLREQGFQVVDADAVVHQLQKPGGRLFEALVQHFGQKVILENGELDRPLLASHIFSNPEEREWSRITQGEIIREELAALRDQFAQTEEIFFMDIPLLFEQDYSAWFDETWLLYVDRDAQVERLMKRDQLSKDEAESRLAAQWPLEKKKDLASHVLDNNGNLDQLLTQVSILLEGGKQYDRD from the coding sequence ATGGGAAAAATCATTGGAATTACTGGGGGAATTGCCTCGGGTAAGTCAACTGTGACAAATTTTCTAAGAGAGCAAGGTTTTCAAGTGGTGGATGCCGATGCAGTCGTCCACCAACTACAGAAACCTGGTGGTCGTCTGTTTGAGGCTCTAGTTCAGCATTTTGGTCAAAAAGTAATCCTTGAAAATGGAGAACTCGATCGCCCTCTCCTAGCTAGTCACATCTTTTCAAATCCTGAAGAACGGGAATGGTCTAGGATAACTCAAGGGGAGATTATTCGTGAAGAGTTGGCTGCCTTGAGAGACCAGTTTGCTCAGACAGAAGAGATTTTCTTCATGGATATCCCCCTGCTTTTTGAGCAGGACTACAGCGCTTGGTTTGATGAGACGTGGTTGCTCTATGTGGACCGAGATGCCCAAGTAGAACGTCTAATGAAAAGGGATCAGCTATCCAAGGATGAAGCTGAGTCTCGTCTAGCAGCCCAGTGGCCTTTAGAGAAAAAGAAAGATTTGGCTAGTCATGTTTTAGATAACAATGGAAATCTGGACCAGCTTCTTACTCAAGTGAGTATCCTTCTCGAGGGAGGTAAGCAATATGACAGAGATTAA
- the mutM gene encoding DNA-formamidopyrimidine glycosylase, translating into MPELPEVETVRRGLEKLILGKKISSIEIRYPKMIKTDLEEFQKEVPGQIIKSMGRRGKYLIFYLTDKVLISHLRMEGKYFYYPDQVPERKHAHVFFQFEDGGTLVYEDVRKFGTMELLSPDLLDAYFISKKLGPEPSEQDFDVQVFQAALAKSKKPIKSHLLDQTLVAGLGNIYVDEVLWRAQVHPARPSQTLTAAEATAIHDQTIAVLGQAVEKGGSTIRTYTNAFGEDGTMQDFHQVYDKTGQECVRCGTIIEKIQLGGRGTHFCPQCQRRG; encoded by the coding sequence ATGCCTGAATTACCTGAGGTTGAAACCGTTCGTCGCGGCTTAGAAAAATTGATTTTGGGAAAGAAGATTTCGAGTATAGAAATTCGTTATCCCAAGATGATTAAGACGGACTTGGAAGAGTTTCAAAAGGAAGTGCCTGGTCAGATTATCAAGTCAATGGGACGTCGTGGTAAATATTTGATTTTCTACCTGACAGATAAGGTCTTGATTTCCCATTTGCGCATGGAAGGCAAGTATTTTTACTATCCAGACCAGGTTCCTGAACGTAAGCATGCCCATGTTTTCTTCCAGTTTGAAGACGGTGGCACGCTTGTTTATGAGGATGTACGCAAGTTTGGTACTATGGAACTCTTGTCCCCTGACCTTTTGGATGCCTACTTTATTTCTAAAAAATTAGGTCCTGAACCAAGCGAACAAGACTTTGATGTGCAGGTTTTTCAAGCTGCCCTAGCTAAGTCTAAAAAACCTATCAAATCCCACTTATTAGACCAGACCTTGGTAGCTGGACTTGGCAATATCTATGTGGATGAAGTTCTCTGGCGAGCTCAGGTTCATCCAGCTAGACCTTCCCAGACTTTGACAGCAGCAGAAGCGACTGCCATTCATGACCAGACCATTGCTGTATTGGGACAGGCTGTTGAAAAAGGTGGCTCCACTATTCGGACCTATACCAATGCCTTTGGGGAAGATGGAACCATGCAGGATTTTCATCAGGTCTATGACAAGACTGGTCAAGAATGTGTACGCTGTGGTACCATCATTGAGAAAATCCAACTAGGCGGACGAGGAACTCACTTTTGTCCTCAGTGCCAAAGGAGGGGTTGA
- the era gene encoding GTPase Era — MTFKSGFVAILGRPNVGKSTFLNHVMGQKIAIMSDKAQTTRNKIMGIYTTDKEQIVFIDTPGIHKPKTALGDFMVESAYSTLREVDTVLFMVPADEARGKGDDMIIERLKAAKVPVILVVNKIDKVHPDQLLSQIDDFRNQMDFKEIVPISALQGNNVSRLVEILSENLDEGFQYFPSDQITDHPERFLVSEMVREKVLHLTREEIPHSVAVVVDSMKRDEETDKVHIRATIMVERDSQKGIIIGKGGAMLKKIGSMARRDIELMLGDKVFLETWVKVKKNWRDKKLDLADFGYNEKEY, encoded by the coding sequence ATGACTTTTAAATCAGGCTTTGTAGCCATTTTAGGACGTCCCAATGTTGGGAAGTCAACTTTTTTAAATCATGTCATGGGGCAAAAGATTGCCATCATGAGTGACAAGGCGCAGACAACGCGCAACAAAATCATGGGAATTTACACGACTGATAAGGAGCAAATTGTCTTTATCGACACACCAGGGATTCACAAACCTAAAACAGCTCTCGGAGATTTCATGGTCGAATCTGCCTATAGTACCCTTCGTGAAGTGGATACCGTCCTTTTTATGGTGCCTGCTGATGAAGCGCGTGGTAAGGGGGACGATATGATTATCGAGCGTCTCAAGGCTGCCAAGGTTCCTGTGATTTTGGTGGTCAATAAGATTGATAAGGTTCATCCAGACCAGCTTTTGTCTCAGATTGATGACTTCCGTAATCAAATGGACTTTAAGGAAATCGTTCCTATCTCAGCCCTTCAGGGAAATAACGTCTCTCGTCTAGTGGAGATTTTGAGTGAAAATCTGGACGAAGGTTTCCAATATTTCCCGTCTGATCAAATCACAGACCATCCAGAACGATTCTTGGTTTCGGAAATGGTTCGCGAGAAAGTCTTGCACCTAACTCGTGAAGAGATTCCGCATTCTGTCGCAGTAGTTGTGGATTCTATGAAACGAGATGAAGAGACAGACAAGGTTCACATCCGTGCAACTATCATGGTGGAGCGCGATAGTCAGAAAGGGATCATCATCGGTAAAGGTGGCGCTATGCTTAAGAAAATTGGTAGTATGGCCCGTCGTGATATTGAACTCATGCTAGGAGACAAGGTCTTCCTAGAAACCTGGGTCAAGGTTAAGAAAAACTGGCGCGATAAAAAGCTAGATTTAGCTGACTTTGGCTATAATGAAAAAGAATACTAA
- a CDS encoding diacylglycerol kinase family protein translates to MDSQDNKRKWKNRDLISSLEFAITGIFTAIKEERNMRKHAVTALVVILAGFVFQVSRIEWLFLLLSIFLVVAFEIINSAIENVVDLASHYHFSMLAKNAKDMAAGAVLVVSLFAALTGALIFLPRIWDLLF, encoded by the coding sequence ATGGACTCACAAGACAATAAACGAAAATGGAAAAATCGTGACCTGATATCTAGTTTAGAATTTGCCATCACAGGAATTTTTACTGCCATCAAGGAAGAACGAAATATGCGAAAACATGCCGTGACGGCTCTAGTAGTCATCCTTGCAGGTTTTGTTTTTCAGGTGTCACGAATCGAATGGCTCTTTCTACTATTGAGCATTTTCTTGGTAGTAGCTTTTGAAATTATCAACTCTGCTATTGAAAATGTGGTGGATTTGGCCAGTCACTATCACTTTTCCATGCTGGCTAAAAATGCCAAGGATATGGCGGCTGGCGCGGTATTAGTAGTCTCTCTTTTTGCAGCCTTAACAGGCGCATTGATTTTTCTCCCACGAATCTGGGATTTATTATTTTAA
- the ybeY gene encoding rRNA maturation RNase YbeY, with translation MYIEMVDETGQVSKEMLQQTQEILEFAAQKLGKEDKEMAVTFVTNERSHELNLEYRDTDRPTDVISLEYKPELEIAFDEEDLLENPELSEMMAEFDAYIGELFISIDKAHEQAEEYGHSFEREMGFLAVHGFLHINGYDHYTPEEEAEMFGLQEEILTAYGLTRQ, from the coding sequence ATGTATATTGAAATGGTAGATGAAACTGGTCAAGTTTCAAAAGAAATGTTGCAACAAACCCAAGAAATTTTGGAATTTGCAGCCCAAAAATTAGGCAAAGAAGACAAGGAGATGGCAGTCACTTTTGTGACTAATGAGCGTAGTCATGAACTCAATCTAGAGTACCGTGACACGGACCGTCCGACAGATGTCATCAGCCTTGAGTATAAACCAGAGTTGGAAATTGCCTTTGATGAAGAAGATTTACTTGAAAATCCAGAATTATCAGAGATGATGGCTGAGTTTGATGCCTATATTGGGGAATTGTTCATCTCTATTGATAAGGCTCATGAGCAGGCCGAGGAATATGGCCACAGCTTTGAGCGTGAGATGGGCTTCTTGGCAGTACACGGATTTTTACATATCAACGGCTATGATCACTACACTCCGGAAGAAGAAGCGGAGATGTTCGGTTTACAAGAAGAAATTTTGACAGCCTATGGACTCACAAGACAATAA